DNA from Spirochaetales bacterium:
TCCGTTATCGTCAACAAGAAGCTGAACATAACCCTTGTTCACCATACCGTCCAGGACGGCCCTTGCGTCTTCAATCGAAAGAGTGGTTTCATGGGCGATCTGAAGAACGGTTACCTGTCCGCCGTGCCCGGAGGCGACCCTCAATACTTCTTTTTCTCTGTCCGCAAGACGCGTCTTGTTATCCGTGCCGACGGACAGCTTCTTTGCGGTCATGAGTTTTCTCAATCCCGTCATCAGGGGGATAAGACCGACAAAAACCAGCGGGAATATAAGCCACCATATTTTTGTAAAAAAAAGGGCAATGCCGAATCCCAACGTGGCGGCGATCCCGACCGCGACTTCATCATTCTTGCCGCCGCCTTTATGAGGTCCCCTCTTATGGTTCCATTCCCTGTGCCATTGGTTTTCTTTCCGTGATGTGCCGTCTGATAGGTCTCTTTCCCTGTTATTTTCCATCGTTGTCTCACCATATCAAATTTTCAGAATAAAGTGAAGCTCTATTTTTAACGAAGAACGGAAGTACGCCGTTCAATACCGGTCGTCAAAAACCAGATTGAGTCCCGAAAGCCTTTTGCCCAGTGATTCCATTACCCGTTTTTCCTCTTCATGCCCCTCGGCTTCAAAGGTGACGGACATCCTGAGGTATGCCCCCGCATCGTCCCACGGCACACAGGAGACAAGGGCGTTGCGAAGCATGAATGCGGAGGCTTCCTCCGCATTCGAAAAACGTTTCCCGGAAGCGGTTCCGGCCGGAGCCTTTACATAACAGTAAAAGGATGCCTTTGGCTTCCGTGCGGTGAATCCGGCCTCGTTAAGCACACGTACCAGGAGGTCGAACCGCCTCGAATATCGTTCGCGGTTTTCCGCGATCAACTCCGGATGACCCAACGCATAGATTCCCGCTTTCTGAATCGCCCTGAATTGTCCGGAATCGGTATTGTCTTTGACGGTCCCGTAGGCGCTTACGAGCCGGGGATTCCCCGCGACAAAGGCAAGACGCCACCCCGTCATGTTAAAGGCCTTTGAAAGCGAATGTATTTCGAGGCCCACTTCCATTGCCCCCTCGACGGACAGAAAACTCAACGGCTCGGTGTCCCCGAATGTGAGGGCGGCATAGGCCGCATCGGCAACGACAACGATCCCGTACCGCCGGGCAAACGCCACCACGCGTCGATAAAAATCTGTCGTCGCGACCTGTCCCGTCGGATTGTTCGGGTAATTGATGACAAGTACTTTTGCCCGCCTGCATATATGGTGGGGAATAGAATCGAGATCGGGATACCAGTCGTTCTTTTCCAGAAGCGGCAGCGTATACACCTCGCCGCCAAGGTACCGTGTATAGGTGGCAAGCACCGGATAACCGGGCACCGTCGTTATCGTCACGTCTCCCGGATCGACAATGCAAAGCGGAAGCATGGCGAGTATCGGTTTCGAACCGATTCCATGAATACAATGTATTCCGGGCACAAGACCGGTCACCCCGAAAACCCGTTCGAGATAGCCGCACGCGGCTTCCTTGAACTCATCGATACCATTGTCGGAGTAAAACCTGTTTTCGGGTTTTCCCGCTTCTTCCGAAAGAACATCGACAATCCGCCGGTCCGCCGGCCTGTCCGGTTCGCCGACACCCAGATCGATCAGCGGCAAGCCGGGATGAGATGCGCGCGCGGCCGTCTTAAGCCGCTTGATCTTCTCAAACTTGTAGATTTCGGTTTTTTCACCGAACTCAAGTCCGCCAAGCCTTGAGGCTATTTTATCATGCATAAATTCCATAAAGGTCCCTCCCGATCGACAGAAGCCTCCTTCATAATCGGGACCGCGGATACTGCCGCCACAGAAAGACATTACCGGGGCGGTTTCAGAGATTACTCCGATCATGCGTTGGGCTTCTCTGCAAAAAAAAGTCCGGCAGCCACATCGACATCGCTACAACGCATGCAGAGAAGATACCGGACCGGAATGACGGTATTAGATATTCATCTCGAAAAGTTTTATACCTTCGCTTTTAAAAAATTCTTTCAATTCGAATATCGATTCCCGGATTTTTACGGCTTCCATCTCGTCACAGTAGATGATGAGAATGAAATTTTCTTCCGGCCAGATATGGTCGCCCATACGGGGCCCCTTGTTTCCGACGCCGAAAGCAATCGGTATCTTCGTATAATGATGGACGATATCCTTTTTCCTGAAAATATCGAAGAGATCTTCTTCTATCGATCTGTTCGCGATAATCTCTATCCTTTTCATAACGTACCCGCTTTCTCACCGTTTCGCAATGCCCGTTTTCTTTCCCTCTTTTGCCTTCGCCGTTCGATCCGCGCAGCCGACATTCTGTTGAAAACCGCGTAAACCACCGGAACAAGGAAAAGGGTCAACAGCGTACTGACCGAAAGCCCGCCGATAACGGTTTTCCCGATCGGTTGCACCAGTTCGGCCCCTTCCCCCTTGAAAAAGGCCATGGGCACAAGGGCGAGAATCGTCGTTAATGTGGTCATGAGAATCGGTCTGAGTCTGTTCCCGCCCGCCTCGATGCACGCATCGGTGATACTCAAACCCCGTTTCCTGAGGAGATTCGTATAGTCGACAAGGACGATTCCATTGTTTACGACAATACCGACAAGCATGACGAGACCGACCGCGGTGAAAAGACTGAAATTTTCACCCGTCGCGAGATTGAGAAAACTGACACCGATAAGCAGCAGCGGGATGGTGAAGAAAATGATAAAGGGATCGAGAAACGATTCGAACTGGCTGGCCATGATCCCGAACACCAGACCGATCGAAATGATAATGATGATAAGGAATTTCTGCAGATATTCCATAAGCTCTGCAAACTCGCCCGAATATGTGATAACCATATCTTCTGTACGAGGGATTTCCCGGTCGATGAGGTTTTCGACATTTTCCTGTACGACATTGAGACGCGCGCCCGGGGCGAGACCTCCGGTCACATGAATCACCCGTTTCTGATTTTCCCTGTTGATATCGACGGGCCCTGTGGTCCGCTCGAGGTGGGCAAAACTCGCCAGGGGAATACGCTCTCCCCGCATGTTGAGGACGAATATCTTCTCGAGGTCCGGCAAAGCATTACGGTCTTCCGGGGTAAGGATGACAAGGATATCGTATTCCGATCCACCCTCTCTGTACTTGGAGGCGATAATGCCGTCTATGTTCGCCCTGATTTCCTGTCCAACGGAAGCGATGTTCAGGCCGAGTGAATACGCCTTGTCCCTGTTGATGTAGATCTCGATCTGCGGAAGTCCTTCGCTCAGATCGATATCCGGCTCCGTGACTTCCGGTATGTTTTCCTTGAGGAGATCGCGAATCCGCTCGGCGGTTTCCTTCGCTTTGGCAAGATCGTCCGTTTTTACCAGAATATCGAAGGGCGTCGTGAGTGCCGTCATCTGTCCTCCGCCCGAAAAAGAAAAAACCGCGGACGGGAAATCATCGAAAAAGGACCTGAGTTTGTTCTTGATTTCGGATGAGGTTTCCTTCCGCACTTTGTACGGGGGAAGGGTAATCAGCAATCTTCCCCGGTTGGATTGACTTCCCCCGAAAATGCCGAAAAAACCGCCCATCCCGATCGTGGTGATTACCTGTTTATAACCCGGGATCTCTTTTCTCACTACCTGTTCCAGCTGATTCATAAGGGTTTTCGTCACTTCGAGTTTTGTTCCGATAGGCAGTTCGACATTCACGCTGACAAAATCCTGCTCCATTCCGGGCATGAGTTCGAATCCGCCGAAGATTAATCCGGCGGCAATGGCAGCGACAAAAAGTACCAGAATGAAAAGCACGGTACTTTTTTTGTGACTGAGGACACGGGCAAGGGCGTTTTTATACAGCCGCTCGAGCGAGTGGAAAAAATTGTTGAACATCGTATCGAGAGATTTCAGTATACCTGTCAGGGGATTCTGTATGCGCGAACTTATCGGAATAAATTTACTCGCAAGCACGGGAACCAGAAAAATGGCGACAATGAGGGAAGATGAAAGTGAAATAACCACCGTAAACGCCAGTCCGCTGAAGAGTTCTCCCATCATGCCGAGCTGGCTTCTGAAAAGGGCGAGCGGGGCGAAAACACAGATCGTGGTCAAGGTCGATGCCACGATCGCGTTGATCATCTCCTGACTCCCTAAAACCGCCGATGCGGTGAGTTTGGCCCCTTTTTCCCTGTAACGGTAGATATTCTCCAGAATGACGATCGAATTGTCGACAAGCATCCCGATACCGAGGGCGAGTCCCGAAAGAGTCATGATGTTGAGGGTGAGATTAAAAAAATACATCAGCATCAGGGTGATGATAAAGGATATGGGAATGGAAAGAAAAATAATAAGGGTACTCTTGAGGCTTCGCAGGAAAAAAATAAGGATCAGAACGGCCAGAATCGCACCCACGATCATGGTGGAGGAAACCTGCGCGAGTGAATTCCTGATTATTTTCGTCGTATCGTTGATCACTTCGACACGGATTCCCATCGGTATATCACTGTTGATATCATCCAGCCGCGCTATCACATTGTCGGACGTTTTTACCGAATTGGCCCCGCTCTGTTTCATCACGTCGATATAAACGCCGGGCTTGCCGTCGACGTAGACGACACTCGATTCATCTTCATAGCCTTCAAAGACATCCGCGACATCCCTCAGACGTATCACCTCCGGCGAACCCGGTACAGCCCCCATACCCGGCATCGACATTCCTCCCCGGTATGTGACGACCGTGTTTTTAATTTCTTCGATCGAATGGTATTCACCTGCGGTACGGAGGAGGTAGTTTTTATTGTCTTCCTCGATACTTCCCGCGCTGATCTGGATATTCTGACCCCGCAGCATATTCGCCACCTGCGTCAGGGTAAGATTGTACGCTTCGAGCCTGTTCTGGGATATTTCAACCCTGATCACTTTCTGGCGTCCCCCGCTGATACTGGCCATTGAAACACCCTCGACCTGTTCGATCCTCGGCTGCACGATATTCTCCGCGATCTCCCTGAGTTCCTCGGGTGATCTGTCGCCGCGAAGGATGAGGTTGAGAATCGGGAGCATCGAAGGATCGAATTTGAATATCTGGGGAGTCGAGACTTCGTCGGGGAAATAACTCTTGACGATCTCCATTTTGTCCCGGACATCGTTTGACGCCTCATCCATATTTGTTCCCCAGGTGAACTCGATGATGAGAAAACAGCTTCCCTCCGATGAACGGGAGGTCAGATTCTCGATGTTGCTCACATTGCTTATCACACTTTCGAGCGGCCGGGTTACCACTTTTT
Protein-coding regions in this window:
- a CDS encoding LL-diaminopimelate aminotransferase — translated: MEFMHDKIASRLGGLEFGEKTEIYKFEKIKRLKTAARASHPGLPLIDLGVGEPDRPADRRIVDVLSEEAGKPENRFYSDNGIDEFKEAACGYLERVFGVTGLVPGIHCIHGIGSKPILAMLPLCIVDPGDVTITTVPGYPVLATYTRYLGGEVYTLPLLEKNDWYPDLDSIPHHICRRAKVLVINYPNNPTGQVATTDFYRRVVAFARRYGIVVVADAAYAALTFGDTEPLSFLSVEGAMEVGLEIHSLSKAFNMTGWRLAFVAGNPRLVSAYGTVKDNTDSGQFRAIQKAGIYALGHPELIAENRERYSRRFDLLVRVLNEAGFTARKPKASFYCYVKAPAGTASGKRFSNAEEASAFMLRNALVSCVPWDDAGAYLRMSVTFEAEGHEEEKRVMESLGKRLSGLNLVFDDRY
- a CDS encoding efflux RND transporter permease subunit, whose product is MTVTRLVVNKPTTLVIIFILLIGLGIYSALDLNLDLFPEINPPVLVVFADYEGAGPEEVEKVVTRPLESVISNVSNIENLTSRSSEGSCFLIIEFTWGTNMDEASNDVRDKMEIVKSYFPDEVSTPQIFKFDPSMLPILNLILRGDRSPEELREIAENIVQPRIEQVEGVSMASISGGRQKVIRVEISQNRLEAYNLTLTQVANMLRGQNIQISAGSIEEDNKNYLLRTAGEYHSIEEIKNTVVTYRGGMSMPGMGAVPGSPEVIRLRDVADVFEGYEDESSVVYVDGKPGVYIDVMKQSGANSVKTSDNVIARLDDINSDIPMGIRVEVINDTTKIIRNSLAQVSSTMIVGAILAVLILIFFLRSLKSTLIIFLSIPISFIITLMLMYFFNLTLNIMTLSGLALGIGMLVDNSIVILENIYRYREKGAKLTASAVLGSQEMINAIVASTLTTICVFAPLALFRSQLGMMGELFSGLAFTVVISLSSSLIVAIFLVPVLASKFIPISSRIQNPLTGILKSLDTMFNNFFHSLERLYKNALARVLSHKKSTVLFILVLFVAAIAAGLIFGGFELMPGMEQDFVSVNVELPIGTKLEVTKTLMNQLEQVVRKEIPGYKQVITTIGMGGFFGIFGGSQSNRGRLLITLPPYKVRKETSSEIKNKLRSFFDDFPSAVFSFSGGGQMTALTTPFDILVKTDDLAKAKETAERIRDLLKENIPEVTEPDIDLSEGLPQIEIYINRDKAYSLGLNIASVGQEIRANIDGIIASKYREGGSEYDILVILTPEDRNALPDLEKIFVLNMRGERIPLASFAHLERTTGPVDINRENQKRVIHVTGGLAPGARLNVVQENVENLIDREIPRTEDMVITYSGEFAELMEYLQKFLIIIIISIGLVFGIMASQFESFLDPFIIFFTIPLLLIGVSFLNLATGENFSLFTAVGLVMLVGIVVNNGIVLVDYTNLLRKRGLSITDACIEAGGNRLRPILMTTLTTILALVPMAFFKGEGAELVQPIGKTVIGGLSVSTLLTLFLVPVVYAVFNRMSAARIERRRQKRERKRALRNGEKAGTL